From Pedobacter indicus, a single genomic window includes:
- the sppA gene encoding signal peptide peptidase SppA — MKSFFKSVLATLVGIIIAFFLIIIITFGIMGAWVSSVSDKTVEISDNTVLHISLNYPIEERTNKNNFQAYRFADMFSENIGLNDILTRIKYAKTDDKIKGIYLDMSMMGASFATLQEIRDALIDFKSSGKFILSYSEYYSQGTYYLASTADNVYLNPEGIIDFSGLSSQSVFFKHTLEKLGIEAQVIKVGTYKSAVEPFILDKMSPANREQVTSFLGSIYTNYLDEIAASRDISADSLFQIANELKIETADDAVTYGLVDATKYKDEVLAELKSLLNLEEKDKIKSVSIEKYVVKDPSQSGTSRDRIAVVYAVGDIVSGEGSDKQIGSEKISRAIRTAREDDKVKAVVLRVNSPGGSALASDVIWREVELTKATKPIIVSMGDLAASGGYYISTAADSIFAQPNTITGSIGVFGIIPNMQGFFNDKLGVTFDVVKTGEFSDLGSINRPLTAQEEAIIQRSVNQIYDTFTQKVADGRNKKQSYIDSIGQGRVWSGSQALELGLVDKLGGIDDAIVAAASKAELDEYKIVTYPAISDPFESLLGNSKDRISQWFLKQELGSAYPVYQQAKGTLEQTGIQARLPYTITIK, encoded by the coding sequence ATGAAATCATTTTTTAAATCAGTATTGGCCACGCTGGTCGGCATTATCATAGCCTTCTTTTTGATCATCATTATCACTTTTGGCATCATGGGTGCCTGGGTCAGTAGCGTGTCTGACAAGACAGTTGAGATATCCGATAATACGGTACTTCATATCTCCTTGAATTATCCAATCGAGGAAAGAACAAATAAGAACAATTTCCAAGCTTATAGGTTCGCTGATATGTTCTCGGAAAATATCGGGTTGAATGATATTTTGACGCGAATAAAGTATGCTAAAACCGATGACAAAATAAAAGGCATCTACCTAGATATGAGCATGATGGGTGCCAGCTTCGCGACACTCCAAGAAATCAGGGATGCACTGATTGATTTTAAATCCTCCGGGAAGTTTATCCTCTCTTATAGTGAATATTATTCGCAGGGAACCTATTATCTGGCGTCAACGGCTGATAACGTTTATCTAAATCCTGAAGGAATTATAGACTTCAGCGGCTTGTCTAGCCAGTCCGTTTTCTTTAAGCATACTCTTGAAAAGCTCGGTATTGAAGCTCAGGTTATAAAAGTGGGAACCTATAAAAGTGCAGTGGAACCTTTTATACTCGACAAAATGAGTCCGGCGAACAGAGAACAGGTAACTTCTTTCTTAGGTTCTATCTATACGAATTACCTGGATGAGATAGCAGCAAGTCGTGATATTTCAGCAGATTCACTTTTTCAAATTGCAAATGAGTTAAAAATTGAAACCGCTGACGATGCGGTTACTTACGGCTTGGTTGATGCTACAAAATACAAAGACGAAGTGCTTGCTGAACTGAAATCATTACTGAACCTTGAGGAAAAAGACAAAATAAAATCTGTAAGCATTGAAAAGTACGTTGTAAAAGACCCAAGCCAATCGGGTACCAGCAGAGATCGGATTGCTGTGGTTTACGCAGTAGGCGATATTGTTTCAGGTGAAGGTAGCGACAAGCAGATCGGTTCAGAAAAGATATCAAGAGCTATCCGGACGGCCCGTGAAGACGACAAAGTAAAAGCAGTCGTTTTGCGCGTTAATTCGCCAGGAGGAAGTGCGCTGGCCTCTGACGTAATATGGCGTGAAGTGGAACTTACGAAGGCGACTAAACCGATTATCGTGTCTATGGGGGATTTGGCTGCTTCAGGTGGCTATTATATCTCTACCGCTGCCGATTCGATTTTTGCACAACCCAATACCATCACCGGATCTATCGGAGTATTCGGTATTATTCCAAACATGCAGGGCTTCTTTAATGACAAACTGGGTGTTACGTTCGATGTGGTAAAGACCGGCGAATTCTCTGATCTGGGATCGATCAATAGACCATTAACAGCACAAGAAGAAGCAATCATCCAGCGAAGTGTAAATCAAATTTACGATACTTTCACCCAAAAGGTAGCTGACGGCCGGAACAAGAAACAAAGCTACATCGACAGTATCGGACAAGGCAGGGTGTGGTCGGGGTCACAAGCGCTTGAATTAGGTCTGGTTGACAAGCTTGGTGGAATTGATGATGCAATCGTAGCTGCTGCAAGCAAAGCGGAACTCGATGAATACAAGATCGTGACCTATCCGGCTATTTCTGATCCGTTCGAATCCCTATTGGGTAATAGTAAGGATAGGATTAGTCAGTGGTTTTTAAAGCAAGAGCTAGGTTCTGCATATCCGGTATATCAACAAGCCAAGGGAACATTAGAACAAACCGGGATACAAGCCCGATTGCCTTATACGATTACGATAAAATAA